In uncultured Desulfuromusa sp., a genomic segment contains:
- a CDS encoding PAS domain S-box protein — protein MDIAKLDQDGEYFLRLFNGIADAVFISECEPDGSPGRYVEVNDVACKMLKMSRGHLLTLSPQNIKRVAIEEKNAFKAIIDDIKVTGKTLFKTDLLRQDGCWIPVEIGSQIFELNGKNVYFSVARDITLRENYEASIQALVRSTVGLTGQECLDEIVRNLCDWLNVDGACISLVQNDQLEIKASFFAGEQQLPYSLPVDFPPFQDIIAGNFCFHPEGAGSLFVNSHHENLQQISGFIGCPMLGHERQVLGMVCAHSHSPMQPVPHVEELLSVIASRAAAECERMHFVREISHSEEMLRTLFNSTAEAIVGIDMKGVVQFCNLSAAKILGYGEEQDLIGKSFWQMISSHTNDNQALSGDVCPFISSIVSGEKISGEDGFFTRHDGYQIPVEYWGHPMARDNQLVGGVITFIDISRRKMLEKQLQHSQRMEAIGTLTGGIAHDFNNILTVISGYVGLLESQITDNPKLLGKIKKIGEAAERGSKLTHGLLAYSRKKSEPSTPVDLNKLILDIQEFFARVIGEEIEKTLFLSEQQLVVLADFSQLEQVLVNLATNARDAMRDGGRLQITTEQTEIDRSFCQMYGYGEPGAYALIQFEDTGVGIPKEIQQKIFDPFFTTKDTGKGTGLGLAMVWGIVKQHKGYVLVDSVLGEGSTFKIYLPLTQQPVAAPVVTSCSQLPGGDETILLVEDDPLVRESTHSILTTVGYQVIVTDCAESALKVLDRNDNNISLILSDVVMPGIKGPEFYQEIRKKTRMPVIFMSGYTFDSLYEQGLFRDEVMLLNKPIQPLELLTRIREKLDMV, from the coding sequence ATGGATATAGCAAAACTAGATCAGGATGGTGAATATTTTTTACGTCTTTTTAACGGTATAGCAGATGCTGTTTTCATATCCGAATGTGAACCCGACGGTTCTCCCGGGAGGTATGTCGAGGTTAATGATGTCGCTTGTAAGATGCTCAAGATGAGTCGAGGGCACTTACTGACCCTGTCTCCACAAAACATCAAACGGGTCGCTATCGAAGAAAAAAATGCGTTTAAAGCAATAATTGACGATATCAAGGTGACGGGCAAAACTCTTTTTAAAACAGATTTATTGCGACAGGACGGGTGTTGGATTCCTGTTGAGATCGGGAGTCAGATTTTTGAGCTGAATGGTAAGAATGTCTATTTTTCGGTTGCAAGAGATATCACCTTGCGGGAGAACTATGAAGCCTCTATCCAGGCATTGGTTCGCAGTACAGTTGGTTTAACAGGACAGGAATGCCTGGATGAAATCGTCAGGAACCTATGTGACTGGCTCAATGTTGATGGCGCCTGTATCTCTTTGGTGCAAAACGATCAACTTGAGATCAAAGCAAGTTTTTTTGCCGGAGAGCAACAGCTGCCTTACTCTCTTCCCGTTGATTTTCCTCCCTTTCAAGACATTATAGCGGGTAATTTTTGTTTCCATCCCGAAGGTGCCGGGTCTCTTTTTGTCAACAGTCATCATGAAAATTTACAGCAGATTTCAGGTTTTATCGGATGCCCCATGCTTGGCCATGAGCGACAAGTTCTCGGAATGGTCTGTGCCCACTCGCATTCTCCCATGCAACCAGTTCCGCATGTAGAAGAGCTTTTATCTGTTATTGCCTCCAGGGCCGCGGCTGAATGTGAACGGATGCACTTTGTTCGGGAAATTTCTCATAGCGAAGAAATGCTCCGAACCCTCTTTAATTCAACGGCTGAAGCAATCGTCGGTATTGATATGAAAGGGGTTGTCCAATTTTGTAATCTCTCAGCAGCAAAAATCCTGGGCTATGGTGAAGAACAGGATTTAATTGGAAAAAGTTTCTGGCAGATGATTAGTTCACACACAAATGATAATCAGGCTCTATCAGGAGATGTTTGTCCTTTTATCTCGTCTATTGTCTCCGGAGAAAAAATATCCGGCGAAGATGGTTTTTTTACCCGCCATGATGGTTATCAGATACCGGTTGAGTATTGGGGGCACCCGATGGCTCGCGATAATCAGCTGGTTGGTGGAGTGATAACTTTTATTGATATCTCGCGTAGAAAAATGCTGGAAAAGCAGTTACAGCATTCTCAGCGAATGGAGGCAATTGGTACCTTGACTGGGGGAATTGCGCATGATTTCAATAATATTTTAACCGTAATTTCCGGTTACGTCGGATTGCTGGAGTCACAGATAACGGATAATCCGAAGCTGCTGGGGAAAATTAAAAAAATTGGTGAAGCTGCTGAAAGGGGATCTAAACTCACTCATGGCTTACTGGCATATAGTCGTAAAAAGTCAGAACCTTCAACTCCTGTTGACTTGAATAAGTTAATTCTTGATATTCAGGAATTTTTTGCTCGTGTTATTGGTGAGGAGATTGAAAAAACATTATTTTTGTCGGAGCAGCAACTTGTTGTCCTTGCTGATTTTTCTCAACTTGAACAGGTATTGGTGAATTTGGCGACCAACGCGCGCGACGCTATGCGTGATGGTGGCCGATTGCAAATTACGACGGAACAAACTGAAATTGATCGTAGTTTCTGCCAGATGTATGGCTATGGGGAGCCGGGTGCATACGCATTGATTCAGTTTGAAGATACCGGAGTTGGTATCCCTAAAGAAATTCAACAGAAAATCTTTGATCCTTTTTTTACCACCAAAGATACCGGGAAAGGGACAGGGCTTGGCCTTGCAATGGTCTGGGGCATTGTCAAGCAGCACAAAGGGTACGTTTTGGTTGATAGTGTCCTGGGAGAAGGATCAACCTTCAAGATATATCTCCCATTAACCCAGCAGCCTGTTGCTGCACCTGTTGTGACTTCCTGTTCTCAGCTTCCCGGTGGTGATGAGACGATTCTTCTGGTTGAGGACGATCCTCTGGTGCGTGAATCAACGCATAGTATCTTAACGACAGTTGGTTACCAAGTGATAGTCACCGATTGTGCTGAATCAGCTCTCAAGGTTCTGGATCGCAACGATAATAATATCTCTTTAATTCTGTCAGATGTTGTTATGCCGGGAATCAAAGGCCCTGAATTTTATCAGGAAATCAGAAAGAAAACCCGGATGCCCGTTATTTTTATGAGCGGATATACTTTTGATTCGCTGTATGAGCAGGGGTTATTCCGAGATGAGGTTATGCTTTTGAATAAACCTATTCAGCCACTTGAACTGTTGACGCGCATTCGTGAAAAACTTGATATGGTATAA
- a CDS encoding amino acid ABC transporter ATP-binding protein, giving the protein MIEIKNLTKSFGHLQVLKGIDLEISQGEVTVIMGPSGSGKSTLLRCINRLEDITSGTIIVDGHDIMDKNTDINFIRTEAGMVFQQFNLFPHKTALENVALGPIKVRKTPSSEANELGKKLLKKVGLADKADTYPDHLSGGQKQRVAIARSLAMNPKAMLFDEPTSALDPELVGEVLDVMKQLSREGMTMVVVTHEMGFAKEVADRVIFMDGGYIVEENTPDNIFTHPQHDRTKAFLKSIL; this is encoded by the coding sequence ATGATAGAAATAAAAAATCTAACCAAGAGCTTTGGTCATCTTCAGGTTCTCAAAGGGATTGATCTTGAAATTTCCCAGGGAGAAGTCACAGTCATCATGGGCCCGAGTGGTTCAGGAAAAAGCACCCTGTTGCGCTGTATCAATCGACTTGAAGACATCACCTCAGGAACCATTATCGTTGATGGCCACGATATCATGGACAAAAACACTGACATTAATTTTATACGCACAGAAGCGGGAATGGTATTTCAGCAATTCAATCTTTTCCCCCACAAAACGGCATTGGAAAATGTTGCTCTCGGTCCGATTAAAGTCAGAAAAACACCAAGCTCTGAAGCGAATGAACTGGGGAAAAAATTATTAAAAAAAGTCGGCCTCGCAGATAAGGCTGATACCTATCCAGACCATCTGAGCGGTGGTCAAAAACAGCGGGTCGCTATTGCCAGATCTCTAGCCATGAATCCAAAAGCCATGCTCTTCGACGAGCCGACCAGTGCCCTGGACCCAGAACTGGTCGGAGAGGTTCTTGATGTGATGAAACAACTGAGCCGTGAAGGGATGACAATGGTCGTGGTCACTCATGAGATGGGGTTTGCAAAGGAAGTCGCCGACAGGGTCATCTTTATGGACGGAGGCTATATTGTGGAAGAGAATACTCCCGATAACATATTCACTCATCCACAACATGATCGCACCAAAGCGTTCTTAAAAAGTATCCTTTGA
- a CDS encoding glutamine ABC transporter substrate-binding protein, protein MSKFFRRIMLMIMLCTITVGTVHAKTLIVGVDANFRPFEFKNEQGEFTGFDVQLWDAIAKDLGLDYKWQTMDFNGLIPALQSKSIDAAIAGMTIKSAREEVVDFSYPYYDAGLVILVKADNNNIKSIGDLKGKKVATKLATTSVDFLKSKGVTDLKLLPNTDNLFMELLIGGVDAVLFDSPPLMYYAKNQGQGKVKVVGPLYQGQSYGIAFPQGSTLREKVSITLLKFKENGTYDTLYKRWFGTSE, encoded by the coding sequence ATGTCGAAATTTTTCAGACGGATCATGTTGATGATTATGTTGTGCACTATTACAGTGGGAACCGTTCATGCAAAAACGCTTATTGTTGGCGTAGACGCTAATTTCAGGCCATTTGAGTTCAAGAATGAGCAGGGCGAATTTACCGGATTCGATGTTCAGTTATGGGATGCCATTGCCAAAGATCTGGGCCTTGACTACAAATGGCAAACTATGGATTTTAACGGACTTATTCCTGCTCTGCAATCCAAAAGCATTGATGCCGCAATTGCCGGAATGACCATAAAATCGGCCAGAGAAGAAGTTGTCGATTTTTCATACCCCTACTATGATGCCGGTCTGGTCATCCTGGTCAAGGCTGACAACAATAACATAAAGTCCATTGGTGATCTCAAAGGTAAAAAAGTTGCGACGAAACTCGCGACAACAAGTGTTGATTTTCTGAAATCAAAGGGAGTTACGGATTTAAAACTTCTTCCCAATACGGATAATCTTTTCATGGAACTGCTCATTGGTGGAGTTGATGCCGTTCTGTTCGATTCACCTCCGTTGATGTACTATGCAAAAAACCAGGGCCAAGGAAAAGTTAAAGTGGTCGGTCCTCTCTACCAGGGTCAATCCTACGGCATTGCATTTCCTCAAGGAAGCACCCTTCGTGAAAAGGTCAGCATCACCCTTTTGAAGTTCAAAGAAAACGGAACCTATGACACCTTGTACAAGCGGTGGTTCGGAACATCAGAATAG
- a CDS encoding ABC transporter permease subunit (The N-terminal region of this protein, as described by TIGR01726, is a three transmembrane segment that identifies a subfamily of ABC transporter permease subunits, which specificities that include histidine, arginine, glutamine, glutamate, L-cystine (sic), the opines (in Agrobacterium) octopine and nopaline, etc.) — MGFDFKSSVMWESVPLLLIGVKWTILITIFGLMIGFFLGSISGLMKISRNVFLRKIAGIYIESIRGTPMMVQVMFIYFGLPMALGMRINPMVAGIFAIGLNSGAYIAEIVRGSFQSIERGQTEAGRSVGLSHFQTMYYIIWPQALKRMIPALGNQFIISLKDTSILVVVGVGELTRTGQEIIASNFRAFEVWITVALMYLVMTLSIAKVLNYFENKMDINT; from the coding sequence ATGGGCTTTGATTTCAAAAGCAGCGTGATGTGGGAGTCGGTTCCATTATTACTCATTGGGGTAAAATGGACCATTTTAATAACCATTTTCGGACTGATGATTGGATTTTTTCTAGGATCAATCTCAGGGTTAATGAAAATTTCGAGGAATGTATTCTTAAGAAAAATAGCCGGTATCTACATCGAAAGCATCCGTGGCACGCCGATGATGGTTCAGGTCATGTTTATCTATTTTGGCCTCCCCATGGCACTCGGCATGCGGATCAACCCGATGGTGGCGGGTATCTTTGCCATTGGCCTCAATTCGGGTGCTTATATCGCGGAAATCGTCAGAGGCTCTTTTCAATCGATTGAGAGGGGGCAGACCGAAGCAGGTCGATCTGTAGGGCTCAGCCATTTTCAGACAATGTATTATATTATCTGGCCTCAAGCTTTAAAACGAATGATTCCTGCTTTGGGAAACCAGTTTATTATCAGTCTCAAAGACACCTCTATTCTGGTTGTTGTCGGTGTTGGGGAGCTGACACGAACAGGTCAGGAAATCATCGCCTCCAATTTCAGGGCGTTTGAGGTCTGGATCACCGTAGCTCTTATGTATCTCGTGATGACGCTGTCCATAGCAAAAGTTCTGAATTATTTCGAGAACAAAATGGATATCAACACATGA
- the secG gene encoding preprotein translocase subunit SecG — MTSILIGLHIIVSIALIVIVLLQMGKGAQAGASFGAGGSQAMFGSTGGNFMSKVTVAAAVIFMLTSLSLAYFYGSATSKSVMPSSVEAPITTPAPEQK, encoded by the coding sequence ATGACCTCAATCTTAATTGGACTTCATATTATTGTTTCAATCGCTTTGATCGTAATTGTTCTGTTACAAATGGGTAAAGGTGCTCAGGCAGGCGCTTCATTTGGAGCCGGCGGTAGCCAGGCCATGTTTGGTTCTACCGGCGGTAATTTCATGAGCAAAGTCACTGTCGCCGCTGCAGTCATATTCATGTTAACCAGCTTAAGTCTGGCTTATTTCTACGGATCAGCAACATCTAAATCCGTCATGCCCAGCTCAGTTGAAGCACCGATAACAACGCCTGCACCAGAACAAAAGTAA
- a CDS encoding cyclic nucleotide-binding domain-containing protein: protein MSLVNLTELNTSPLFKGLAAKEIEYLSSIFTANKLPEGKTVFIENMPGESLYLIKQGVIKISQMLAEIDEVDLHTLNAGDVFGEMAIIDGGNRLVRARVAENAVLYSLHRNAYNTLVSEQPRLALQLTLNVVRIFSSRIRSAKKDYRTMLTASLARKS, encoded by the coding sequence ATGAGCCTGGTAAATCTCACAGAACTGAACACAAGCCCACTGTTTAAAGGCCTTGCTGCCAAGGAAATAGAGTATCTCAGCTCAATCTTTACTGCTAACAAGCTCCCCGAAGGCAAGACTGTGTTTATAGAGAACATGCCGGGTGAATCTCTCTATCTGATTAAGCAGGGGGTTATCAAAATCTCCCAGATGCTGGCAGAAATCGATGAAGTCGATCTTCACACCTTGAATGCCGGCGATGTTTTTGGAGAGATGGCTATCATTGATGGCGGTAATCGCCTTGTCAGAGCGAGAGTTGCTGAAAACGCAGTACTTTATAGCTTGCACAGGAATGCTTACAACACACTGGTCAGTGAGCAACCGCGCCTGGCTTTACAGTTGACCTTGAACGTCGTCAGGATTTTCAGCTCTCGGATACGTAGCGCGAAAAAAGATTACCGCACCATGTTAACGGCCAGTCTGGCGCGTAAGAGTTGA
- a CDS encoding HU family DNA-binding protein yields the protein MNKSELVETLSIKHNLTYKKSEQIVNLIFDAMSQALIDNDRIEIRGFGSFMVKDYKSYMGRNPKTGEIIQVNEKKLPFFKVGKELRERVDN from the coding sequence ATGAACAAGTCTGAACTGGTAGAGACTCTATCGATTAAGCACAACCTGACTTACAAGAAATCTGAGCAGATAGTTAATTTGATATTTGATGCCATGTCGCAAGCTTTAATTGATAATGACCGGATTGAAATTCGTGGCTTTGGTAGTTTTATGGTGAAAGACTACAAGTCCTATATGGGCCGTAATCCAAAAACCGGAGAAATTATTCAGGTCAACGAAAAGAAACTTCCTTTTTTTAAAGTTGGCAAGGAGCTTCGAGAAAGAGTCGACAACTGA
- a CDS encoding cupin domain-containing protein has translation MVKKLIGRKLKSSRLKRDKTIQNLAEMSRVSSNMISRIERGLTIPSVEILMKLADSLGLSLSYFVEEAEKGNNIVFTPAGEGEPIFFFEDKHQITSLTQGLRDPGFSVFVDTLEPYCDSGEGGMVHTGEEFAMVLEGSVDFVIDGEAFHLDKGDSLSFKATLPHSWKNINNQQTKILWIVSPPPNV, from the coding sequence ATGGTCAAAAAACTGATAGGTCGTAAGTTAAAGTCGTCTCGATTAAAACGAGATAAAACAATTCAAAACCTCGCTGAAATGTCCCGTGTTTCATCAAATATGATCTCCAGAATCGAACGAGGATTGACAATCCCGTCTGTTGAGATTTTGATGAAATTGGCGGATTCTCTGGGGCTGAGTCTCAGCTATTTTGTCGAAGAGGCGGAAAAAGGAAATAATATTGTTTTCACCCCAGCAGGAGAGGGTGAACCGATTTTCTTTTTTGAAGATAAGCATCAGATAACCAGTCTTACTCAAGGCTTACGCGATCCGGGTTTTTCGGTTTTTGTTGATACTCTCGAACCCTATTGTGATAGTGGTGAAGGTGGTATGGTTCATACCGGTGAAGAGTTTGCAATGGTTCTTGAAGGTAGCGTGGATTTTGTGATTGATGGGGAGGCGTTTCATCTGGACAAAGGCGATTCACTCAGCTTTAAAGCCACTTTGCCGCATAGCTGGAAAAATATAAATAATCAGCAGACCAAGATTCTTTGGATTGTTTCTCCTCCACCGAATGTTTAA
- a CDS encoding amidohydrolase, which translates to MNRAIELRHQLHQNPELSGGEAKTAERIIRFFTPLCPEALIKKLGGNGIAVVFSGNDPGPTVLLRAELDALPIQETIDVPYRSIYPNISHKCGHDGHMAILAAVGIKLAAKRPLQGRVVLLFQPAEETGAGAAAVIADPRYAEIAPDLVFALHNLPGFPLGQVVIRDGTFASASRGITIKLSGATAHAAQPETGCSPALAMAQIITRLSGLSAQSFASAEAAFVTIVGAQLGSKSFGTAPAEAEIWATLRSETDAVMESMIAETEQIISAAAFASSLDYSINYSDIFQATVNSQSANDIIRLSCRKELVAELAKPFRWSEDFGCFTSMTSGALFGIGAGKGSAELHNSHYDFPDALIEPAAQLFCEIIDRSLG; encoded by the coding sequence ATGAACAGAGCTATTGAATTACGCCATCAGTTGCACCAAAATCCTGAACTGTCCGGAGGAGAGGCGAAAACAGCCGAAAGAATTATCCGTTTTTTCACACCATTATGTCCGGAAGCGTTAATCAAAAAACTCGGCGGTAACGGCATTGCAGTGGTGTTTTCCGGGAATGATCCAGGACCGACAGTTCTGCTGCGTGCTGAACTGGACGCGTTACCCATTCAAGAAACTATCGATGTCCCTTACCGTTCGATATATCCGAATATCTCTCATAAATGTGGGCATGATGGTCATATGGCCATTCTTGCAGCCGTCGGCATAAAGCTGGCTGCCAAGCGACCGCTCCAGGGCCGGGTCGTTCTGCTTTTTCAACCTGCTGAAGAAACCGGAGCCGGTGCTGCGGCAGTTATTGCGGACCCGAGATATGCTGAAATTGCCCCCGATCTGGTCTTTGCCTTGCACAATTTGCCGGGATTCCCTTTGGGGCAGGTGGTGATCCGGGATGGTACTTTTGCCTCTGCATCGCGAGGGATTACAATTAAGCTGTCCGGCGCTACTGCCCATGCCGCACAACCGGAAACAGGATGCAGCCCGGCTTTGGCAATGGCACAGATCATTACAAGACTGTCCGGACTTTCTGCGCAATCTTTTGCTTCAGCAGAGGCTGCTTTTGTGACCATTGTGGGCGCGCAACTTGGGAGCAAGTCTTTTGGGACAGCTCCGGCAGAAGCAGAGATATGGGCGACCCTGCGCAGTGAAACCGATGCTGTTATGGAGTCAATGATTGCGGAAACGGAACAGATTATTTCAGCCGCAGCTTTTGCATCTTCACTTGATTATTCAATCAACTATAGTGATATTTTTCAAGCAACGGTAAACTCTCAATCCGCCAATGATATTATTCGTTTGAGCTGCAGAAAGGAACTTGTTGCTGAACTCGCGAAACCTTTCCGCTGGTCAGAGGATTTCGGTTGTTTTACCTCTATGACATCTGGAGCTCTGTTTGGAATAGGGGCAGGAAAAGGGAGCGCTGAACTGCATAACAGTCACTACGATTTTCCGGACGCGTTGATTGAACCTGCAGCCCAACTGTTTTGCGAAATTATTGATCGCAGCCTTGGCTGA
- a CDS encoding Na/Pi cotransporter family protein has translation MSALLNQQLIFGLLGGLGMFLFGMKIMSEGLQKIAGDKMRKILSALTDNRFIGAFVGIAVTAIIQSSSATTVMVVGFVNAGLLSLIQSIGVILGANIGTTITAQLIAFKITQFALPAIGLGAGLKLFSKNKKYSYTGEIILGLGLLFLGLLTMKHAFIPLKTNDDFRQLFLLVGDYKLLGVLIGALLTVIVQSSSATIGITLVLASSGLISFEASVALILGENIGTTITTNIAAIGTNLAAKRTAFSHFLFNVIGVIYMLLLMPVFMKFISSITPGDADFVIQTQAQANSFAAEIGDKPFIARHIANTHTAFNVINSIIFLPFINLLAKISTLMVRGEDSLDVIQVKFIDDRVLNTPPVAIGQARRETRRMAQVTLEMLEETSLFLEDGDYSRIRSLEMKEELVDVLQREILSFLVKLSQRSISTNTSETLSSLMNIVNDLERIGDFCENLWELEIEKNQGKILFSNLGDNDLSGIAEKTFEFLEFVVKAMDAEDKTIGPKAIEYEDAIDNLEERLRSNHIQRLHTGECAVRPGLIFIDMLSCYEKIGDHTYKISEAICGEK, from the coding sequence ATGTCTGCTTTATTAAATCAGCAGCTCATATTTGGATTGTTGGGCGGATTAGGCATGTTTCTGTTCGGCATGAAGATCATGTCGGAAGGTTTGCAGAAAATAGCAGGCGATAAAATGCGGAAAATTTTATCCGCATTAACTGATAATCGTTTTATTGGTGCTTTTGTCGGAATAGCAGTCACGGCTATCATTCAATCTTCAAGTGCGACAACGGTTATGGTTGTTGGCTTTGTCAATGCCGGTCTATTGTCTCTGATTCAATCTATAGGTGTCATTTTAGGGGCAAATATCGGTACAACGATTACGGCCCAGCTTATCGCTTTCAAAATCACTCAATTCGCTCTTCCGGCAATCGGATTGGGTGCAGGATTAAAACTCTTCAGCAAAAACAAAAAATATTCCTACACGGGAGAAATTATCCTTGGTTTGGGCCTGCTGTTTTTAGGCCTGCTGACGATGAAACATGCTTTTATCCCTTTAAAAACAAATGATGATTTCAGACAGCTATTCCTGCTTGTCGGAGATTATAAGTTGCTGGGAGTTCTTATTGGTGCTCTGCTGACAGTTATTGTGCAAAGCAGCAGTGCAACTATCGGTATCACTCTGGTTCTGGCAAGTTCGGGATTGATCTCGTTCGAAGCCAGTGTGGCGCTTATTCTGGGCGAAAATATCGGAACGACAATTACCACAAATATCGCTGCAATCGGGACCAATCTGGCAGCAAAGAGAACCGCTTTTTCTCACTTTTTATTTAATGTCATTGGTGTTATCTACATGCTCCTGCTCATGCCGGTGTTTATGAAATTTATTTCCTCGATAACTCCGGGAGACGCCGACTTTGTGATTCAAACGCAGGCTCAAGCTAATAGTTTTGCGGCTGAAATAGGAGATAAGCCTTTCATTGCGCGTCATATAGCGAATACTCATACTGCCTTCAATGTGATCAACTCAATTATTTTCCTGCCTTTCATAAATCTTTTAGCTAAAATTTCGACCCTGATGGTGCGTGGTGAAGACAGTCTTGATGTTATCCAGGTGAAATTTATCGATGACCGGGTTTTGAATACACCTCCGGTCGCCATTGGTCAGGCCCGCAGGGAAACCAGAAGAATGGCACAGGTGACTCTTGAGATGTTGGAAGAGACCTCCCTTTTTTTGGAGGATGGTGATTATTCACGAATACGCTCGCTTGAAATGAAAGAAGAACTGGTCGATGTTCTGCAGCGAGAGATTTTGAGTTTTCTCGTTAAGCTGTCACAGAGATCAATATCCACAAACACCTCAGAAACGCTCAGTTCTTTGATGAATATCGTCAATGATCTTGAGAGGATTGGTGATTTTTGTGAGAACCTCTGGGAACTGGAAATTGAAAAGAATCAAGGGAAAATTCTCTTTTCCAATCTGGGTGACAACGATCTTAGTGGCATTGCGGAAAAAACTTTTGAATTCCTGGAATTTGTCGTCAAAGCAATGGACGCGGAAGATAAAACCATTGGGCCCAAGGCGATTGAATATGAGGATGCGATCGATAATCTGGAAGAGCGTCTTCGGTCGAATCATATCCAGCGTCTTCATACGGGTGAGTGCGCTGTCCGGCCCGGATTGATATTTATTGATATGTTGAGTTGTTATGAAAAAATAGGAGATCATACCTACAAGATATCTGAAGCCATTTGCGGAGAAAAATAG
- a CDS encoding XRE family transcriptional regulator yields MQVKKIVGKKLKEIRLKQDLTIQILAEKSQVSSNMISRIERGLTIPSVEILMRLATVFDKSINYFVEDVSSSHEVVYTHPGGRDKTVYDDEHNMHTESFTSGLRDPQFMSFYCTVQKGGKSGHTNMYHPGDELIYILDGRLKMTIADEIYILETGDSLCFKSHLPHRWENIGDQDAKVIWTLSPFTII; encoded by the coding sequence ATGCAAGTTAAAAAAATTGTCGGCAAAAAATTAAAAGAAATTCGATTGAAGCAGGACTTAACCATACAAATTCTGGCAGAAAAGTCTCAGGTCTCATCCAATATGATTTCCAGAATCGAACGGGGGCTTACGATACCGTCTGTTGAAATTCTTATGCGTCTGGCAACGGTATTTGATAAGAGTATTAATTACTTTGTTGAGGATGTTTCTTCATCACATGAAGTTGTTTACACGCATCCCGGTGGACGAGATAAAACAGTCTATGATGACGAGCATAATATGCACACGGAATCTTTTACCTCAGGGCTTCGCGACCCTCAGTTCATGTCGTTCTATTGTACTGTTCAAAAAGGTGGTAAAAGTGGTCACACCAATATGTACCATCCCGGCGATGAGCTGATTTATATTCTGGATGGGCGTCTGAAAATGACGATCGCTGATGAAATTTATATTCTTGAAACGGGTGACAGTCTTTGTTTTAAGTCTCACTTGCCTCATCGTTGGGAAAATATAGGAGATCAGGATGCAAAGGTTATCTGGACATTGTCGCCATTTACGATCATCTGA
- a CDS encoding gamma carbonic anhydrase family protein — MLHKYQGISPQLDSGVFLAPSADVIGDVVIGADSSVWFQVVIRGDVNHIYIGKRTNIQDGTVVHVTHKTHPTIIGDDVTIGHNATVHGCKIGHRCLIGMGAIVLDGAEVEDDAMVAAGALVTPGTRIPSGTLYAGAPAKYKRHLSDKEITELKQSAENYVQSAGNYEC, encoded by the coding sequence ATGTTGCATAAATATCAGGGAATCTCACCACAGCTGGACTCTGGTGTGTTTTTAGCCCCTTCAGCGGATGTTATTGGTGATGTGGTGATCGGAGCCGATTCAAGCGTCTGGTTTCAGGTTGTTATCCGTGGTGATGTGAATCATATCTATATCGGAAAAAGAACCAATATCCAGGATGGAACTGTTGTCCACGTGACCCATAAAACCCATCCAACCATTATTGGTGACGATGTGACCATCGGTCATAATGCCACAGTTCATGGGTGTAAAATAGGTCACCGTTGTCTGATTGGAATGGGCGCGATCGTACTGGATGGCGCAGAGGTGGAAGACGACGCAATGGTTGCTGCCGGCGCATTAGTGACTCCCGGAACACGCATTCCTTCAGGAACATTGTATGCGGGAGCACCAGCAAAATATAAACGTCACTTGTCAGACAAAGAAATAACCGAGCTTAAACAGTCTGCGGAAAATTATGTCCAATCTGCCGGCAACTATGAGTGCTGA